A region from the Hydra vulgaris chromosome 08, alternate assembly HydraT2T_AEP genome encodes:
- the LOC101238609 gene encoding uncharacterized protein LOC101238609 isoform X3, producing MDTKLNYNGFVQIKHGYTGFLQQLPIVFEILKHNPDKIVDDTAIERLLNWMEVISSNQSLVECCIDYLTCNEIWQHPVAFSVALRVGGYIGCYDLSQEINEIILMLLTRLQTHNLFSNATVQFSFFKCLASLAKNCCWYERIKKYLDITLCTFNTSYLYVKKSAVLFLVQYLQDENQCVYFVEYMANYSLSAEQLVYVLDTIIKLFEIKKIHSAQMLCSKLNIIKASIELILTGKHFLLLEGLISLFSLLSRHGADYWNDLFKTEKKLEDTLLSFVKAIKFNDFLNHYVPALCSSLIQCNFSFYFPETWNSTLLRVMLADIFQENNNFLSPFHDDYNKPLVNGAAWKKYLIVAIDFMNVIEKMSIPLQTMDHMFATLLMDWQIFLFKVLQISLSCGLDEKISNNYISLINDKKITRLCCAYIKSMKFQNLNIVVNEKLACCIVISLQSHAEVPQVTSSLLELLSRYISESDTNFSLINLACKANNICLAEILNMKLWDICWEVKDSLLDVLIQAIKGAVKGYKCHREFLVTNLFWCKVMPLMNDNESYIRSKTIEFVTQVVLFEPMWILFQQENSLPLEHLWKQLAEDFTSPARQDDFFTRRSVLEMLLCCISHSNAYSDIFTNNLCDSCMKSVKESVFRILQNCANDLDWEVRKLNIILWTSVISRIEKNAFAINDFLDFVIDNNFTLIILLTLCDVEYAVQIESLKCLRLLQRPFINDKKLDLSESLDYNVKSLEEFETLLKTMDLSTRKNFVSFIKRLDLDLLLMDVNVLDDTVKSDPVSFLEDIISSAKESDSNLLDCY from the exons atgGACACAAAACTTAATTACAATGGATTTGTTCAAATAAAACATGGTTACACAGGATTCCTTCAGCAACTTCCAATAGTGTTTgagattttaaaacataatcCTGATAAGATTGTTGATGACACAGCAATAGAAAGGTTGTTAAACTGGATGGAAGTGATATCAAGTAATCAGTCATTGGTAGAATGTTGCATTGATTATCTGACTTGTAATGAGATTTGGCAGCATCCTGTAGCATTTTCTGTTGCATTGAG ggtTGGGGGATATATTGGATGTTATGATCTTTCTCaagaaattaatgaaatcaTATTGATGTTATTGACTCGCTTGCAAACACACAATCTTTTTTCTAATGCCACTGttcagtttagtttttttaaatgccttGCCTCACTTGCCAAAAATTGTTGTTGGtatgaaagaataaaaa aaTACCTTGACATCACTCTATGTACATTCAACACTTCTTATCTTTATGTGAAAAAATCAGCTGTCTTGTTTCTTGTTCAATATCTTCAAGATGAAAATCAATGTGTGTATTTTGTCGAATATATGGCAAat tattcaCTATCAGCTGAACAACTGGTGTATGTTCTAGatacaattattaaattatttgaaattaaaaaaattcattctgcCCAAATGTTGTGTtccaaattaaatattataaaagcaaGCATAGAATTGATACTTACTGGGAAGCATTTTCTTTTACTAGAAGGTTTGATTTCCCTGTTTTCATTACTATCTAG GCATGGAGCTGATTATTGGAATGATTTGttcaaaactgaaaaaaaattagaagataCACTTCTTAGTTTTGtaaaagctataaaatttaatgacttCTTGAATCACTATGTGCCAGCTCTTTGCTCAAGTCTTATTCAATGTAATTTTTCTTT ctATTTTCCTGAAACATGGAATAGTACTTTACTCAGAGTAATGTTAGCTGACATTTTTCAAGagaacaataattttttgtcaCCATTTCATGATGATTATAATAAACCGCTAGTGAATGGGGCTGCATGGAAAAAATATCTTATTGTTGCTATTGACTTCATgaatgtaattgagaaaatgagTATACCCCTT CAAACTATGGATCACATGTTTGCTACTCTATTAATGGAttggcaaatatttttatttaaagttcttCAAATTTCATTAAGTTGTGgtttagatgaaaaaattaGCAATAACTACATTTCACTtatcaatgataaaaaaattacaagactGTGCTGTGCCTACATAAAATCAATGAAATTTCAAA ATCTGAACATAGTTGTCAATGAAAAGTTAGCTTGTTGCATTGTTATATCTTTACAAAGTCATGCAGAGGTGCCCCAA GTCACCAGTTCTCTACTAGAGTTGCTATCTCGTTATATTAGTGAAAGTGatacaaatttttcattaataaatttagcTTGTAAAGCTAACAACATTTGTTTggcagaaattttaaatatgaagcTTTGGGATATTTGTTGGGAAGTGAAAGATTCATTACTTGATGTTTTAATCCAAGCGATAAAGGGTGCAGTCAAAG gTTACAAATGTCATCGTGAATTTCTGGTCACTAATCTGTTTTGGTGTAAAGTTATGCCTTTAATGAATGACAATGAGAGTTACATTAGATCCAAAACTATTGAGTTTGTCACTCAAGTTGTATTATTTGAACCAATGTGGATTTTGTTTCAACAAGAAAATTCTCTTCCACTT GAACATTTGTGGAAACAGCTTGCAGAAGACTTTACTAGTCCGGCTCGTCAAGATGATTTTTTCACACGCCGGAGCGTTTTAGAAATGCTTCTGTGCTGTATAAGTCACTCAAATGCATACAGtgatatatttacaaataatctTTGTGATTCTTGTATGAAGTCAGTTAAAGAATCCGTTTTCAGAATTCTTCAAAATTGTGCCAACGATTTGGACTGGGAAGTCAGAAAGCTTAACATTATTTTGTGGACATCAGTCATTTCACGTATTGAGAAGAATGCATTTgcaataaatgattttttagattttgttataGACAACAATTTTaccttaataattttattaacattatgtGATGTTGAGTATGCTGTTCAAATCGAATCTTTGAAATGTTTAAGGCTGTTACAGAGACCTtttattaatgacaaaaaattagATCTCAGTGAATCTTTAGATTATAATGTAAAATCATTGGAAGAgtttgaaactttattaaaaactatggaTTTGAGTACTAGAAAAAACTTTGTAAGCTTCATTAAAAGATTGGATTTAGATTTGTTATTGATGGACGTAAACGTTCTAGATGACACTGTCAAAAGTGATCCCGTGTCATTCCTTGAAGATATCATAAGCTCTGCCAAAGAGAGTGATTCAAATTTACTAGattgctattaa
- the LOC101238609 gene encoding uncharacterized protein LOC101238609 isoform X4, with protein sequence MVGGYIGCYDLSQEINEIILMLLTRLQTHNLFSNATVQFSFFKCLASLAKNCCWYERIKKYLDITLCTFNTSYLYVKKSAVLFLVQYLQDENQCVYFVEYMANYSLSAEQLVYVLDTIIKLFEIKKIHSAQMLCSKLNIIKASIELILTGKHFLLLEGLISLFSLLSRHGADYWNDLFKTEKKLEDTLLSFVKAIKFNDFLNHYVPALCSSLIQCNFSFYFPETWNSTLLRVMLADIFQENNNFLSPFHDDYNKPLVNGAAWKKYLIVAIDFMNVIEKMSIPLQTMDHMFATLLMDWQIFLFKVLQISLSCGLDEKISNNYISLINDKKITRLCCAYIKSMKFQNLNIVVNEKLACCIVISLQSHAEVPQVTSSLLELLSRYISESDTNFSLINLACKANNICLAEILNMKLWDICWEVKDSLLDVLIQAIKGAVKGYKCHREFLVTNLFWCKVMPLMNDNESYIRSKTIEFVTQVVLFEPMWILFQQENSLPLEHLWKQLAEDFTSPARQDDFFTRRSVLEMLLCCISHSNAYSDIFTNNLCDSCMKSVKESVFRILQNCANDLDWEVRKLNIILWTSVISRIEKNAFAINDFLDFVIDNNFTLIILLTLCDVEYAVQIESLKCLRLLQRPFINDKKLDLSESLDYNVKSLEEFETLLKTMDLSTRKNFVSFIKRLDLDLLLMDVNVLDDTVKSDPVSFLEDIISSAKESDSNLLDCY encoded by the exons At ggtTGGGGGATATATTGGATGTTATGATCTTTCTCaagaaattaatgaaatcaTATTGATGTTATTGACTCGCTTGCAAACACACAATCTTTTTTCTAATGCCACTGttcagtttagtttttttaaatgccttGCCTCACTTGCCAAAAATTGTTGTTGGtatgaaagaataaaaa aaTACCTTGACATCACTCTATGTACATTCAACACTTCTTATCTTTATGTGAAAAAATCAGCTGTCTTGTTTCTTGTTCAATATCTTCAAGATGAAAATCAATGTGTGTATTTTGTCGAATATATGGCAAat tattcaCTATCAGCTGAACAACTGGTGTATGTTCTAGatacaattattaaattatttgaaattaaaaaaattcattctgcCCAAATGTTGTGTtccaaattaaatattataaaagcaaGCATAGAATTGATACTTACTGGGAAGCATTTTCTTTTACTAGAAGGTTTGATTTCCCTGTTTTCATTACTATCTAG GCATGGAGCTGATTATTGGAATGATTTGttcaaaactgaaaaaaaattagaagataCACTTCTTAGTTTTGtaaaagctataaaatttaatgacttCTTGAATCACTATGTGCCAGCTCTTTGCTCAAGTCTTATTCAATGTAATTTTTCTTT ctATTTTCCTGAAACATGGAATAGTACTTTACTCAGAGTAATGTTAGCTGACATTTTTCAAGagaacaataattttttgtcaCCATTTCATGATGATTATAATAAACCGCTAGTGAATGGGGCTGCATGGAAAAAATATCTTATTGTTGCTATTGACTTCATgaatgtaattgagaaaatgagTATACCCCTT CAAACTATGGATCACATGTTTGCTACTCTATTAATGGAttggcaaatatttttatttaaagttcttCAAATTTCATTAAGTTGTGgtttagatgaaaaaattaGCAATAACTACATTTCACTtatcaatgataaaaaaattacaagactGTGCTGTGCCTACATAAAATCAATGAAATTTCAAA ATCTGAACATAGTTGTCAATGAAAAGTTAGCTTGTTGCATTGTTATATCTTTACAAAGTCATGCAGAGGTGCCCCAA GTCACCAGTTCTCTACTAGAGTTGCTATCTCGTTATATTAGTGAAAGTGatacaaatttttcattaataaatttagcTTGTAAAGCTAACAACATTTGTTTggcagaaattttaaatatgaagcTTTGGGATATTTGTTGGGAAGTGAAAGATTCATTACTTGATGTTTTAATCCAAGCGATAAAGGGTGCAGTCAAAG gTTACAAATGTCATCGTGAATTTCTGGTCACTAATCTGTTTTGGTGTAAAGTTATGCCTTTAATGAATGACAATGAGAGTTACATTAGATCCAAAACTATTGAGTTTGTCACTCAAGTTGTATTATTTGAACCAATGTGGATTTTGTTTCAACAAGAAAATTCTCTTCCACTT GAACATTTGTGGAAACAGCTTGCAGAAGACTTTACTAGTCCGGCTCGTCAAGATGATTTTTTCACACGCCGGAGCGTTTTAGAAATGCTTCTGTGCTGTATAAGTCACTCAAATGCATACAGtgatatatttacaaataatctTTGTGATTCTTGTATGAAGTCAGTTAAAGAATCCGTTTTCAGAATTCTTCAAAATTGTGCCAACGATTTGGACTGGGAAGTCAGAAAGCTTAACATTATTTTGTGGACATCAGTCATTTCACGTATTGAGAAGAATGCATTTgcaataaatgattttttagattttgttataGACAACAATTTTaccttaataattttattaacattatgtGATGTTGAGTATGCTGTTCAAATCGAATCTTTGAAATGTTTAAGGCTGTTACAGAGACCTtttattaatgacaaaaaattagATCTCAGTGAATCTTTAGATTATAATGTAAAATCATTGGAAGAgtttgaaactttattaaaaactatggaTTTGAGTACTAGAAAAAACTTTGTAAGCTTCATTAAAAGATTGGATTTAGATTTGTTATTGATGGACGTAAACGTTCTAGATGACACTGTCAAAAGTGATCCCGTGTCATTCCTTGAAGATATCATAAGCTCTGCCAAAGAGAGTGATTCAAATTTACTAGattgctattaa